Below is a window of Yersinia kristensenii DNA.
TTACGCCGCTATGGTCACCCTGATGGGCAATTTGCTGCTTATGCCGTTCATCGAATTCGTGGTGCGGTGCTGGATCAATTGCGAGAACATGACTGGCGGCCGCGCCGGTTAAGGCAAAAAACGCACAAAACCAATGAGGCAATACGGCAATTAGCCAAGAAATTGGGCCATGAACCGAGCTTTGAGGAGATAGCGACCGCGCTGCAACTGACGGCGGAGGAATATCAAGAATACCTGCTTTTGGAAAGTGCCAGCGGTATGGAGAGTTTGGACGAGATACTGTCATTAGACACGCCGACTGATGCGTTACAGAGCAGAGAGTTAGAAGAAAGTATTATTATTGAAGATAATCTGAA
It encodes the following:
- a CDS encoding FliA/WhiG family RNA polymerase sigma factor, with the protein product METNDNLALTPAEEGKYLQAYLPLVKRIVRQLSFQADSVIGKEDMQQIALMGLLEALRRYGHPDGQFAAYAVHRIRGAVLDQLREHDWRPRRLRQKTHKTNEAIRQLAKKLGHEPSFEEIATALQLTAEEYQEYLLLESASGMESLDEILSLDTPTDALQSRELEESIIIEDNLNHAIASLEKREQMILHLYYQQEMSMKEIAQVLDLTEARICQLNKKLVQKIKSFF